One region of Mangifera indica cultivar Alphonso chromosome 3, CATAS_Mindica_2.1, whole genome shotgun sequence genomic DNA includes:
- the LOC123211834 gene encoding uncharacterized protein LOC123211834 isoform X1 — protein sequence MGNRRFAQVSTSDEDDEVPVVTTRTRRSEDSRQNKRKRIKLQEAEEEEEGEDGDRVRESKRERKGKDMERGSDKNRNQNVKEEEEQEEEEEEEQPQEDAKPVGEPVRVTGKGRGRRNHYEAFEFDGNRYELEDPVLLVPEDKKQKPYVAILKDISQNIKDGSMTVTGQWFYRPEEADRKGGGNWQSRDTRELFYSFHRDEIPAESVMHKCVVHFVPINKQLPNRKQHPGFIVQKVYDTVERKLWKLTDKDYEDNKQHEIDLLVQKTRARLGDLPDVEPEEAVTVVQDQAQQEDQSKTKRFLRKKNISPLDVTREEEVTTRSDQHHKAETPGSCTSNNSEYYAILTKFKVLTGETHRDKWLERLLQGIQYMCYAPDSTNGDYKVEGGVDGLDHEKDNKRLGTTNGSQEKGQKSSKSFIWPDSAVPAVTALEKASHDALSLDFQKYNQKMRQLVFNLKATELLARRLLNGELEPSKMINMSPNELKDGLTAEEIAPKEPDELERMQMTDARCSRCNELKVGVRDIIQAGHGDRYKLECIGCGHNWYASRDEASRLTIDGPSSAKTVGTVPLATTKFESLEKKLLSPRSGDDKSGVDVLKKSSEAYMPVLEAQRSFGKTKNEENPESTKKEE from the exons ATGGGAAACCGTCGGTTCGCTCAGGTCTCCACCAGCGACGAAGACGACGAAGTACCTGTTGTAACCACACGAACGCGCAGATCAGAAGACTCGAGGCAAAACAAAAGGAAGAGAATAAAGCTTCAGGAGGCCgaagaggaggaagaaggaGAAGATGGTGATAGAGTCAGAGAATCCAAGAGGGAGAGGAAAGGAAAGGATATGGAGAGAGGATCTGACAAGAATCGAAACCAAAACgtcaaagaggaagaagaacaggaggaggaagaggaggaggagCAGCCACAGGAGGATGCCAAGCCGGTTGGTGAGCCTGTAAGAGTTACCGGTAAAGGAAGGGGTCGGAGGAACCATTACGAAGCGTTTGAGTTTGACGGCAATAGATACGAACTC GAGGATCCTGTGCTTTTAGTTCCTGAAGATAAGAAGCAGAAACCTTATGTCGCAATCCTCAAG GACATTTCTCAGAATATCAAAGATGGGAGCATGACGGTTACTGGACAATGGTTTTATCGGCCAGAAGAGGCTGATAGAAAAGGTGGTGGAAATTGGCAATCTCGTGATACACGAGAGCTGTTTTACAGTTTTCATCGTGATGAAATTCCAGCTGAATCTGTGATGCACAAGTGTGTAGTGCATTTTGTCCCCATAAATAAGCAGCTTCCGAATCGTAAACAGCATCCTGGTTTTATTGTGCAAAAGGTGTATGACACTGTTGAAAGGAAACTTTGGAAACTAACTGATAAAGACTATGAAGATAATAAGCAACATGAGATTGATCTTCTTGTTCAAAAAACACGTGCACGTTTGGGAGATCTTCCTGATGTTGAGCCTGAAGAGGCTGTTACTGTTGTTCAGGATCAGGCCCAACAGGAAGATCAGTCAAAGACTAAGAGATTCCTCCGGAAAAAGAACATATCACCTCTTGATGTTACAAGGGAGGAGGAGGTGACAACGAGGTCAGATCAACATCATAAAGCTGAAACACCAGGAAGTTGTACAAGCAATAACTCAGAGTATTATGCCATTTTAACAAAGTTTAAGGTGTTAACTGGAGAAACACATCGTGACAAATGGTTGGAGAGGCTACTTCAAGGAATCCAGTACATGTGCTATGCTCCTGATAGCACCAATGGGGATTACAAAGTAGAAGGTGGTGTTGATGGGCTTGACCATGAAAAAGACAATAAGCGTCTGGGAACTACTAATGGTTCTCAGGAAAAGGGTCAAAAG AGCAGCAAGTCCTTTATCTGGCCAGATTCCGCTGTACCAGCGGTGACTGCTCTTGAGAAGGCTTCACATGATGCTCTTTCCTTGGATTTTCAGAAGTATAACCAAAAAATGCGGCAGCTAGTGTTCAATCTCAAG GCTACAGAACTCCTAGCCCGACGTCTATTAAATGGGGAGTTAGAACCTTCAAAAATGATCAACATGTCACCTAATGAGTTAAAG GACGGTTTAACTGCGGAGGAGATAGCACCGAAGGAGCCTGATGAATTGGAGCGAATGCAG ATGACAGATGCTCGGTGCTCTAGGTGCAATGAGCTTAAAGTCGGTGTGAGGGACATCATCCAAGCAGGACATGGAGACCGCTACAAG TTGGAGTGTATCGGATGTGGTCACAACTGGTATGCATCAAGAGATGAGGCATCTAGGCTGACAATTGATGGGCCAAGTTCAGCAAAAACTGTGGGCACAGTACCGTTAGCCACAACCAAATTTGAAAGTCTTGAGAAGAAGTTGTTGAGTCCCCGCAGCGGGGACGATAAGTCAGGGGTTGATGTTCTTAAGAAGTCAAGTGAAGCATACATGCCGGTTTTAGAGGCACAGAGATCatttgggaagacaaagaatgaagaaaatcCTGAATCAACAAAGAAAGAGGAGTGA
- the LOC123212022 gene encoding LOW QUALITY PROTEIN: 5-amino-6-(5-phospho-D-ribitylamino)uracil phosphatase, chloroplastic-like (The sequence of the model RefSeq protein was modified relative to this genomic sequence to represent the inferred CDS: inserted 1 base in 1 codon) produces MVVDSIAATSFLVHLPMCLRIPLKDVSGKRKLSDNCRLTVTEFIGRRVFSFPSLEVDRSISSSISALAMELTKETYSFRKEDRIPHDWNYQIDADIDRKPGLWPPENKADNPSLQNPLLRQERMGCGWLGAIFEWEGVIIEDNPDIEKQAWLTLAXEEGRSPPPAFTLRRVEGMKNEQAVSEVLCWSRDPTELRRLASRWEEIYRALQGGIYRLRDGSKEFVNVLMHYKIPMALVSTRPRKILETAIVSIGIEEYFTAIIAAEDVHRGKPDPEMFVYAAQLLKFIPERCIVFGNSNQTVEAAHDARMKCVAVASKHPVYELGAADLVVRRLNELSVVDLKNLADIESAEFGSLEPELELEEQEDSPSSSTTDDDIFW; encoded by the exons ATGGTGGTAGATTCAATAGCAGCAACATCTTTTCTAGTGCATCTGCCGATGTGTCTACGAATACCTCTCAAGGATGTCTCTGGTAAAAGAAAACTTTCAGACAACTGCCGCCTCACGGTTACAGAATTTATTGGTAGAAGGGTTTTCAGTTTTCCAAGTTTGGAAGTTGATAGGTCCATTAGCTCATCGATTAGTGCTCTTGCAATGGAACTGACAAAAGAGACTTATTCGTTTAGAAAGGAAGATAGAATACCTCATGATTGGAACTACCAAATAGATGCTGACATTGATCGGAAACCAGGTTTGTGGCCACCTGAGAATAAAGCAGATAACCCTTCACTGCAGAATCCCTTGCTTCGACAAGAAAGAATGGGTTGTGGTTGGTTAGGTGCTATATTTGAGTGGGAAGGAGTTATAATTGAAGACAATCCTGATATTGAGAAACAGGCTTGGCTCACTCTTG CAGAAGAAGGAAGATCTCCTCCCCCAGCCTTCACTCTTAGAAGAGTAGAAGGGATGAAGAATGAACAGGCCGTATCAGAAGTTCTGTGCTGGTCAAGAGACCCAACAGAATTGAGGAGATTGGCTTCTCGGTGGGAAGAAATATACAGGGCTCTGCAAGGTGGGATATATAGATTACGAGATGGTTCTAAAGAGTTTGTGAATGTATTGATGCATTACAAGATACCAATGGCTTTGGTTTCAACTCGTCCAAGAAAAATCCTGGAGACTGCGATTGTATCCATTGGGATTGAAGAGTACTTCACAGCAATTATAGCAGCAGAGGATGTTCATAGGGGAAAGCCTGATCCAGAGATGTTTGTGTATGCTGCTCAACTTCTGAAGTTTATACCTGAGCGTTGCATTGTGTTTGGAAATTCTAATCAGACAGTGGAGGCTGCTCATGATGCACGTATGAAGTGTGTGGCTGTGGCTAGCAAGCATCCAGTTTATGAGCTTGGAGCTGCTGATTTGGTGGTGAGGCGATTAAATGAGCTTTCAGTGGTTGATCTGAAGAACCTTGCTGATATTGAATCAGCTGAATTTGGCTCCTTGGAGCCAGAGTTGGAGTTGGAGGAGCAAGAAGATTCCCCTTCCTCTTCAACTACAGACGATGATATTTTCTGGTAA
- the LOC123210383 gene encoding uncharacterized protein LOC123210383: MGKRRGAKRPPNLSSATPSHKQLSLREQNTGKKQAKTINVKSKLKLEHLQNLATWAGGEASVPSLAAFFGHQLAAANESLGLQPDPSLFSCLRCETILQPGFNCTIRIEKTQVKAQSKCKKSRISTQNNVVYKCHFCSHWNLKRGTPIGHMKEINPAKGKPSLKQEHMKSTLLKYVSMEEDTRSKEVTDKVDGIDVQAIADEVSKVEDNIALPATAGDSCNSNSPVTPSVKAKVTLDVKKRKRNKSGTKKPVESEINSATTSAEKTVCVSSKRRKSWTSLKEIAGRSDHDIIPIQNIANLSTPFPV; this comes from the exons atGGGCAAGAGAAGAGGAGCTAAAAGGCCGCCAAATCTGTCATCTGCAACACCGTCTCATAAACAGTTATCACTCAGAGAACAAAACACTGGGAAGAAACAAGCCAAAACCATAAACGTCAAGTCTAAACTAAAACTTGAACACTTGCAAAACCTTGCCACATGGGCCGGCGGCGAAGCTTCCGTTCCTTCGTTGGCGGCGTTTTTCGGACATCAGTTGGCCGCTGCGAACGAGTCCCTGGGATTGCAGCCAGAcccttctttgttttcttgcctaag atgTGAGACAATTCTTCAACCTGGCTTTAACTGCACCATCCGGATTGAAAAGACACAAGTGAAGGCACAAAGTAAATGTAAGAAATCTAGAATTTCTACACAGAATAATGTCGTGTATAAATGCCATTTCTGTTCACACTGGAATCTTAAGAGAGGGACACCGATAGGCCATATGAAAGAGATAAACCCTGCCAAGGGAAAGCCATCTTTGAAACAAGAACATATGAAGTCCACGCTTCTGAAGTATGTCAGCATGGAAGAAGACACAAGAAGCAAAGAGGTGACTGATAAGGTAGATGGGATAGATGTGCAAGCCATAGCTGATGAGGTTAGTAAGGTGGAGGATAATATAGCTTTGCCAGCAACAGCCGGAGATTCGTGTAATTCAAATAGTCCGGTAACTCCTTCAGTAAAAGCAAAAGTTACTCTGGAcgtgaagaagagaaagagaaacaaatctGGAACAAAAAAGCCTGTTGAATCTGAAATCAATTCTGCCACAACAAGTGCAGAAAAAACTGTGTGTGTTTCAAGCAAAAGGAGAAAATCTTGGACAAGCCTGAAGGAAATTGCTGGGAGAAGTGACCATGACATAATACCAATTCAAAACATTGCTAATTTGTCAACCCCATTCCCTGTCTGA
- the LOC123211834 gene encoding glutactin-like isoform X2, with protein sequence MGNRRFAQVSTSDEDDEVPVVTTRTRRSEDSRQNKRKRIKLQEAEEEEEGEDGDRVRESKRERKGKDMERGSDKNRNQNVKEEEEQEEEEEEEQPQEDAKPVGEPVRVTGKGRGRRNHYEAFEFDGNRYELDISQNIKDGSMTVTGQWFYRPEEADRKGGGNWQSRDTRELFYSFHRDEIPAESVMHKCVVHFVPINKQLPNRKQHPGFIVQKVYDTVERKLWKLTDKDYEDNKQHEIDLLVQKTRARLGDLPDVEPEEAVTVVQDQAQQEDQSKTKRFLRKKNISPLDVTREEEVTTRSDQHHKAETPGSCTSNNSEYYAILTKFKVLTGETHRDKWLERLLQGIQYMCYAPDSTNGDYKVEGGVDGLDHEKDNKRLGTTNGSQEKGQKSSKSFIWPDSAVPAVTALEKASHDALSLDFQKYNQKMRQLVFNLKATELLARRLLNGELEPSKMINMSPNELKDGLTAEEIAPKEPDELERMQMTDARCSRCNELKVGVRDIIQAGHGDRYKLECIGCGHNWYASRDEASRLTIDGPSSAKTVGTVPLATTKFESLEKKLLSPRSGDDKSGVDVLKKSSEAYMPVLEAQRSFGKTKNEENPESTKKEE encoded by the exons ATGGGAAACCGTCGGTTCGCTCAGGTCTCCACCAGCGACGAAGACGACGAAGTACCTGTTGTAACCACACGAACGCGCAGATCAGAAGACTCGAGGCAAAACAAAAGGAAGAGAATAAAGCTTCAGGAGGCCgaagaggaggaagaaggaGAAGATGGTGATAGAGTCAGAGAATCCAAGAGGGAGAGGAAAGGAAAGGATATGGAGAGAGGATCTGACAAGAATCGAAACCAAAACgtcaaagaggaagaagaacaggaggaggaagaggaggaggagCAGCCACAGGAGGATGCCAAGCCGGTTGGTGAGCCTGTAAGAGTTACCGGTAAAGGAAGGGGTCGGAGGAACCATTACGAAGCGTTTGAGTTTGACGGCAATAGATACGAACTC GACATTTCTCAGAATATCAAAGATGGGAGCATGACGGTTACTGGACAATGGTTTTATCGGCCAGAAGAGGCTGATAGAAAAGGTGGTGGAAATTGGCAATCTCGTGATACACGAGAGCTGTTTTACAGTTTTCATCGTGATGAAATTCCAGCTGAATCTGTGATGCACAAGTGTGTAGTGCATTTTGTCCCCATAAATAAGCAGCTTCCGAATCGTAAACAGCATCCTGGTTTTATTGTGCAAAAGGTGTATGACACTGTTGAAAGGAAACTTTGGAAACTAACTGATAAAGACTATGAAGATAATAAGCAACATGAGATTGATCTTCTTGTTCAAAAAACACGTGCACGTTTGGGAGATCTTCCTGATGTTGAGCCTGAAGAGGCTGTTACTGTTGTTCAGGATCAGGCCCAACAGGAAGATCAGTCAAAGACTAAGAGATTCCTCCGGAAAAAGAACATATCACCTCTTGATGTTACAAGGGAGGAGGAGGTGACAACGAGGTCAGATCAACATCATAAAGCTGAAACACCAGGAAGTTGTACAAGCAATAACTCAGAGTATTATGCCATTTTAACAAAGTTTAAGGTGTTAACTGGAGAAACACATCGTGACAAATGGTTGGAGAGGCTACTTCAAGGAATCCAGTACATGTGCTATGCTCCTGATAGCACCAATGGGGATTACAAAGTAGAAGGTGGTGTTGATGGGCTTGACCATGAAAAAGACAATAAGCGTCTGGGAACTACTAATGGTTCTCAGGAAAAGGGTCAAAAG AGCAGCAAGTCCTTTATCTGGCCAGATTCCGCTGTACCAGCGGTGACTGCTCTTGAGAAGGCTTCACATGATGCTCTTTCCTTGGATTTTCAGAAGTATAACCAAAAAATGCGGCAGCTAGTGTTCAATCTCAAG GCTACAGAACTCCTAGCCCGACGTCTATTAAATGGGGAGTTAGAACCTTCAAAAATGATCAACATGTCACCTAATGAGTTAAAG GACGGTTTAACTGCGGAGGAGATAGCACCGAAGGAGCCTGATGAATTGGAGCGAATGCAG ATGACAGATGCTCGGTGCTCTAGGTGCAATGAGCTTAAAGTCGGTGTGAGGGACATCATCCAAGCAGGACATGGAGACCGCTACAAG TTGGAGTGTATCGGATGTGGTCACAACTGGTATGCATCAAGAGATGAGGCATCTAGGCTGACAATTGATGGGCCAAGTTCAGCAAAAACTGTGGGCACAGTACCGTTAGCCACAACCAAATTTGAAAGTCTTGAGAAGAAGTTGTTGAGTCCCCGCAGCGGGGACGATAAGTCAGGGGTTGATGTTCTTAAGAAGTCAAGTGAAGCATACATGCCGGTTTTAGAGGCACAGAGATCatttgggaagacaaagaatgaagaaaatcCTGAATCAACAAAGAAAGAGGAGTGA